One region of Anaeromyxobacter paludicola genomic DNA includes:
- a CDS encoding cytochrome c3 family protein → MTKRLTLAAALLLPALAFARPGGRLAPLPREVAVSTHAPFETGECGTCHERENANNPGGLVKPLNALCYDCHDEFKQKGGAPKAHPVAKTTCTTCHSPHNSKKKKLRLDR, encoded by the coding sequence ATGACGAAGAGACTCACCCTGGCCGCCGCCCTCCTCCTGCCAGCGCTGGCATTCGCGAGACCCGGGGGACGGCTGGCGCCGCTGCCGCGCGAGGTCGCCGTGAGCACCCACGCGCCGTTCGAGACCGGGGAGTGCGGGACCTGCCACGAGCGCGAGAACGCGAACAACCCGGGTGGCCTCGTCAAGCCGCTCAACGCGCTCTGCTACGATTGCCACGACGAGTTCAAGCAGAAGGGGGGCGCTCCCAAGGCCCACCCGGTCGCGAAGACCACCTGCACCACCTGCCACTCGCCTCACAACTCGAAGAAGAAGAAGCTGCGCCTGGATCGATGA
- a CDS encoding cytochrome c3 family protein produces MRSRHRAVQLALVSLLLPTLALAAPAPAKKGAPAPSTGTLRTAFVGKGGPLPHGVKVGWSHAAYENGDCSICHVNKDVKNPGALKASVNDLCFQCHEEFNAVMNRQVKHPPAVERCTNCHNAHNATEKKLLNADVYTLCNGCHTKIKATAENAKVKHGALTSGGKCVSCHNPHAANVEKLLVQLPFDLCVNCHSQEGLKDDKGVTLTNFSKLLAANKVWHAPVANKDCSACHMTHGSPNFRLLVEDYPAKFYAPYDPKNYALCFTCHNDKVAATAETTTLTNFRDGSRNLHFLHVNKTERGRTCRACHEVHASPFDHQIREKTPFGSSGWGLNVGWQKTATGGQCAKTCHDTKPYSNKTVATKK; encoded by the coding sequence ATGCGTTCTCGCCACCGTGCCGTCCAACTCGCACTCGTCTCGCTGCTCCTGCCCACGCTGGCGCTCGCCGCGCCGGCCCCGGCCAAGAAGGGAGCGCCGGCGCCCAGCACCGGCACCCTGCGCACCGCCTTCGTCGGCAAGGGCGGGCCGCTGCCCCACGGCGTGAAGGTCGGGTGGTCGCACGCCGCCTACGAGAACGGCGACTGCTCCATCTGCCACGTCAACAAGGACGTGAAGAACCCGGGCGCCCTCAAGGCCTCGGTGAACGACCTCTGCTTCCAGTGCCACGAGGAGTTCAACGCCGTCATGAACCGGCAGGTGAAGCACCCGCCGGCGGTCGAGCGCTGCACCAACTGCCACAACGCGCACAACGCGACCGAGAAGAAGCTCCTCAACGCCGACGTCTACACGCTCTGCAACGGCTGCCACACCAAGATCAAGGCGACCGCCGAGAACGCCAAGGTGAAGCACGGCGCGCTCACCTCGGGCGGCAAGTGCGTCTCCTGCCACAACCCGCACGCCGCCAACGTGGAGAAGCTGCTCGTCCAGCTGCCCTTCGACCTGTGCGTGAACTGCCACAGCCAGGAGGGCCTGAAGGACGACAAGGGCGTGACCCTCACCAACTTCTCCAAGCTGCTCGCCGCCAACAAGGTCTGGCACGCGCCGGTCGCCAACAAGGACTGCTCGGCCTGCCACATGACCCACGGCTCGCCCAACTTCCGCCTGCTGGTCGAGGACTACCCGGCGAAGTTCTACGCGCCCTACGACCCGAAGAACTACGCGCTCTGCTTCACCTGCCACAACGACAAGGTGGCGGCGACGGCCGAGACCACCACGCTCACCAACTTCCGCGACGGCTCGCGGAACCTGCACTTCCTGCACGTCAACAAGACCGAGCGCGGCCGCACCTGCCGCGCGTGCCACGAGGTCCACGCCTCGCCGTTCGACCACCAGATCCGCGAGAAGACGCCGTTCGGCTCCTCGGGCTGGGGCCTGAACGTCGGCTGGCAGAAGACGGCGACGGGCGGCCAGTGCGCCAAGACCTGCCACGACACCAAGCCGTACTCCAACAAGACGGTCGCAACCAAGAAGTAG
- a CDS encoding cell division protein FtsQ/DivIB, which translates to MDWRVARGGNRKRRDAAAESVSWKLRLRRAGIGLAALGACAATAGAARGAYRFLTAGQPLRIREVRFAGQQRASEQDLAEAATVRRGDNLLRADLGQLERALARVPWVKRAEAHRRVPAAVEVRIEEHQPAALIELSGLYLVSSEGDVFKRAAPGDGLDLPIVTGIAREDFVQRPAEVRPQLQGALALARTYAAAGLAEGAPISEIHLEADQGVTLYVGAEGTEVRLGTGDLPQKLSRLQKVLGALAATGSKPQVLHLDNRAHPSWVTIRLAGAKEALSKTGPRGP; encoded by the coding sequence GTGGACTGGCGTGTGGCGCGGGGTGGCAACCGCAAGCGGCGAGACGCGGCGGCGGAGTCCGTCTCGTGGAAGCTGCGCCTGCGGCGCGCCGGGATCGGCCTCGCCGCCCTCGGCGCCTGCGCGGCCACCGCCGGCGCCGCCCGGGGCGCCTACCGCTTCCTCACCGCCGGCCAGCCGCTCCGCATCCGCGAGGTCCGCTTCGCCGGCCAGCAGCGCGCCTCCGAGCAGGACCTCGCCGAGGCGGCGACGGTCCGCCGCGGCGACAACCTCCTGCGCGCCGACCTCGGGCAGCTCGAGCGCGCCCTCGCCCGCGTGCCCTGGGTGAAGCGCGCCGAGGCGCACCGCCGCGTCCCCGCCGCCGTCGAGGTCCGGATCGAGGAGCACCAGCCGGCCGCGCTCATCGAGCTCTCCGGGCTCTACCTCGTCTCGAGCGAGGGCGACGTCTTCAAGCGCGCCGCGCCGGGCGACGGGCTCGACCTGCCCATCGTGACCGGCATCGCGCGCGAGGACTTCGTGCAGCGGCCGGCCGAGGTGCGCCCGCAGCTCCAGGGCGCGCTGGCGCTGGCCCGGACCTACGCCGCCGCCGGCCTGGCCGAGGGCGCGCCCATCTCGGAGATCCACCTCGAGGCCGACCAGGGCGTCACGCTCTACGTCGGCGCCGAGGGCACGGAGGTCCGCCTCGGCACGGGCGACCTCCCGCAGAAGCTGTCGCGCCTGCAGAAGGTGCTCGGGGCGCTCGCCGCCACGGGCAGCAAGCCGCAGGTGCTGCACCTCGACAACCGGGCCCACCCGTCGTGGGTGACCATCCGGCTCGCAGGGGCGAAGGAAGCGTTGAGCAAAACGGGTCCGAGAGGGCCCTAG
- the ftsA gene encoding cell division protein FtsA, which produces MARKGEILVGLDIGTTKICAIVGEVTDEGIDIIGIGSHPSKGLRKGVVVNIDATVASIKRAIEEAEHMGGCEISTVYTGIAGGHIKAFPSHGVVAIKDKEVRQADVDRVIDQAKAVAIPLDREVIHVLPQEFVVDDQDGIKEPVGMSGVRLEAKALIVTGAVSSAQNIIKCAQRTGLNVSDIVLQPLASSLAVLSEDEKELGVCLVDIGGGTTDIAIFANGAIAHTAVLSLGGNHLTNDIAVGLRTPSHEAERIKKAKGCAVAKMVDPAETIEVPSVGGGNPRVLSRQILAEIIEPRVEEIFMLVQHEIQKCGLEETMASGVVITGGSTLLDGMQEMAEEVLGMPVRRGMPRGIGGLVDVVKSPQFATAVGLVLYGKEQQEGSPYFKIREENVYRKVKSRMKDWLGEIF; this is translated from the coding sequence ATGGCGAGGAAGGGAGAGATCCTGGTCGGTCTCGACATCGGCACGACCAAGATCTGCGCCATCGTCGGCGAGGTCACCGACGAGGGCATCGACATCATCGGCATCGGCTCGCACCCGTCGAAGGGGCTGCGCAAGGGGGTGGTGGTCAACATCGACGCCACCGTCGCCTCGATCAAGCGCGCGATCGAGGAGGCCGAGCACATGGGCGGCTGCGAGATCAGCACCGTCTACACGGGCATCGCGGGCGGCCACATCAAGGCCTTCCCCTCCCACGGGGTGGTGGCCATCAAGGACAAGGAGGTCCGGCAGGCCGACGTCGATCGCGTCATCGACCAGGCCAAGGCCGTCGCCATCCCGCTCGACCGCGAGGTGATCCACGTCCTCCCGCAGGAGTTCGTGGTGGACGACCAGGACGGCATCAAGGAGCCGGTGGGCATGAGCGGCGTGCGCCTCGAGGCCAAGGCGCTCATCGTCACCGGCGCGGTCTCCTCGGCGCAGAACATCATCAAGTGCGCCCAGCGCACCGGCCTCAACGTCTCCGACATCGTGCTCCAGCCGCTCGCCTCGTCGCTGGCGGTGCTCTCGGAGGACGAGAAGGAGCTCGGGGTCTGCCTGGTGGACATCGGCGGCGGGACCACCGACATCGCCATCTTCGCGAACGGCGCCATCGCCCACACCGCGGTGCTCTCGCTCGGCGGCAACCACCTCACCAACGACATCGCGGTCGGCCTGCGCACGCCCAGCCACGAGGCGGAGCGCATCAAGAAGGCCAAGGGCTGCGCGGTCGCCAAGATGGTGGACCCGGCCGAGACCATCGAGGTGCCGAGCGTCGGCGGCGGCAACCCGCGCGTCCTCTCGCGCCAGATCCTGGCCGAGATCATCGAGCCCCGCGTGGAGGAGATCTTCATGCTGGTCCAGCACGAGATCCAGAAGTGCGGGCTCGAGGAGACCATGGCCTCCGGGGTGGTGATCACCGGCGGCTCCACGCTGCTCGACGGGATGCAGGAGATGGCCGAGGAGGTGCTCGGGATGCCGGTGCGCCGCGGGATGCCGCGGGGCATCGGCGGGCTCGTGGACGTGGTGAAGAGCCCGCAGTTCGCGACCGCGGTGGGGCTCGTGCTGTACGGGAAGGAGCAGCAGGAGGGGAGCCCGTACTTCAAGATTCGCGAGGAGAACGTCTACCGCAAGGTGAAGAGCCGGATGAAGGACTGGCTCGGAGAGATCTTCTAG
- a CDS encoding thioredoxin domain-containing protein — protein sequence MNIRRLPVLMLLVAGGATAPEVARARVDLGGTVENAELPTLDGGRAPLLAKKALANVLVFFRPDQEHSVSTLRQLVDCEKRFESKPVHWVAVVSDTYPPDEVRAVVKDAGVKMPVVRDVGDALYGKLGIRLHPVVGIVDAKQKLVAYEPFHKIDYCALVTARIQFVLGEIDAQQLQAVLAPPRATQGGDDQVARRHVKMGEMMLKSGNTASAEENARKALEKDPALASAHALLGGALAGQGKCAEAAKAFDEALKLEPQNAAATAGKQRCAAGAR from the coding sequence GTGAACATCCGTCGTCTCCCTGTCCTGATGCTGCTGGTCGCCGGGGGGGCGACGGCACCGGAGGTCGCCCGGGCCCGGGTGGACCTGGGCGGTACCGTCGAGAACGCAGAGCTGCCCACCCTGGACGGCGGGCGAGCGCCCCTTCTCGCGAAGAAGGCGCTCGCCAACGTCCTCGTCTTCTTCCGCCCCGACCAGGAGCACTCGGTCTCGACGCTGCGCCAGCTCGTGGACTGCGAGAAGCGGTTCGAGAGCAAGCCGGTGCACTGGGTGGCGGTGGTCTCCGACACCTACCCGCCGGACGAGGTCCGCGCGGTGGTGAAGGACGCCGGGGTCAAGATGCCGGTGGTCCGGGACGTCGGCGACGCCCTCTACGGCAAGCTGGGGATCCGCCTCCACCCGGTGGTGGGGATCGTGGACGCCAAGCAGAAGCTGGTGGCCTACGAGCCCTTCCACAAGATCGACTACTGCGCGCTCGTGACCGCCCGGATCCAGTTCGTCCTCGGCGAGATCGACGCCCAGCAGCTCCAGGCCGTGCTCGCGCCGCCGCGCGCGACGCAGGGGGGCGACGACCAGGTCGCCCGGCGCCACGTCAAGATGGGCGAGATGATGCTCAAGTCGGGCAACACCGCCAGCGCCGAGGAGAACGCGCGCAAGGCGCTCGAGAAGGACCCGGCGCTGGCGAGCGCGCACGCGCTGCTCGGCGGGGCGCTCGCCGGGCAGGGCAAGTGCGCCGAGGCGGCCAAGGCGTTCGACGAGGCGCTCAAGCTCGAACCGCAGAACGCGGCCGCCACGGCCGGGAAGCAGAGGTGCGCCGCGGGGGCCAGGTAG
- the ftsZ gene encoding cell division protein FtsZ, with product MEDFKRTDVEGARIKVIGVGGGGGNAINTMVAGGMDGVEFIAANTDVQALAANRAQVKLQIGRSGSRGLGAGANPERGRDAAEEARGEIAEALAGADMVFVTAGMGGGTGTGAAPVVAQVAKESGALTVGVVTKPFLFEGNKRRKQAEAGIEALKQAVDTLILIPNQRLLSVCDQTMALADAFKRADEVLLNAVQGISDLITVHGLVNVDFADVRTIMSQQGMALMGTGRARGEHRAMEAMQAAISSPLLEDITVDGATGLLVNITGGASLGLHEMNEAVSLVQSAADPDANIIFGAVVDERLGDEVKITVIATGFAQKEAPRAERWHLAERTLPVQKARVQPLPLRLTEEVKPAALQPAPAPEPVLVREVVREAVPVGAGRAQPRPAAAPRAPAREAAPAASDDQWDIPAFLRRGGQGVAE from the coding sequence ATGGAAGACTTCAAGCGGACGGACGTGGAAGGGGCTCGGATCAAGGTCATCGGCGTGGGGGGTGGCGGCGGGAACGCCATCAACACCATGGTCGCCGGCGGCATGGACGGCGTGGAGTTCATCGCCGCCAACACCGACGTGCAGGCGCTGGCGGCGAACCGGGCGCAGGTGAAGCTCCAGATCGGGCGCAGCGGGTCGCGCGGCCTCGGCGCCGGCGCGAACCCCGAGCGCGGCCGCGACGCCGCCGAGGAGGCCCGCGGCGAGATCGCCGAGGCGCTCGCCGGCGCCGACATGGTGTTCGTGACCGCCGGCATGGGCGGCGGCACCGGCACCGGCGCCGCCCCGGTGGTGGCGCAGGTGGCGAAGGAGTCGGGCGCCCTCACGGTGGGCGTGGTGACGAAGCCCTTCCTCTTCGAGGGGAACAAGCGGCGCAAGCAGGCCGAGGCGGGCATCGAGGCGCTGAAGCAGGCGGTGGACACGCTCATCCTCATCCCCAACCAGCGGCTGCTCTCGGTCTGCGACCAGACCATGGCGCTCGCCGACGCCTTCAAGCGCGCCGACGAGGTGCTGCTCAACGCGGTGCAGGGCATCAGCGACCTCATCACCGTGCACGGCCTCGTGAACGTGGACTTCGCCGACGTGCGGACCATCATGAGCCAGCAGGGCATGGCGCTCATGGGCACCGGCCGCGCCCGCGGCGAGCACCGGGCCATGGAGGCGATGCAGGCCGCCATCTCGTCGCCGCTCCTCGAGGACATCACCGTGGACGGCGCCACCGGCCTCCTCGTCAACATCACCGGCGGCGCGTCGCTCGGCCTCCACGAGATGAACGAGGCGGTGAGCCTGGTCCAGTCCGCCGCCGACCCCGACGCCAACATCATCTTCGGCGCGGTGGTGGACGAGCGGCTCGGCGACGAGGTGAAGATCACCGTCATCGCCACCGGCTTCGCGCAGAAGGAGGCGCCGCGCGCCGAGCGCTGGCACCTCGCCGAGCGGACCCTCCCGGTGCAGAAGGCCCGGGTGCAGCCGCTCCCGCTCCGGCTCACCGAGGAGGTGAAGCCGGCCGCGCTGCAGCCCGCCCCGGCCCCCGAGCCGGTGCTGGTGCGCGAGGTGGTGCGCGAGGCGGTCCCGGTCGGCGCCGGCCGCGCCCAGCCGCGCCCCGCCGCCGCCCCGCGCGCCCCCGCCCGCGAGGCGGCCCCGGCCGCGAGCGACGACCAGTGGGACATCCCGGCGTTCCTGCGCCGCGGCGGGCAGGGCGTCGCCGAGTAG
- a CDS encoding Lhr family helicase codes for MASGDAPSLFHPAVAEWFARSFPAPTRAQSLSWPPIRRGESTLLLAPTGSGKTLAAFLSCLDRLMFSPEPPKRERLKVLYVSPLKALAVDVERNLRAPLAGIARVAAARGDPHRIPEVGVRTGDTPARERARFRRAPSDVLITTPESLYLLLTSQAREALRTVELVIVDEIHALVPGKRGAHLALSLERLEALCGRRLQRVGLSATQRPLEEVARFLGGAEAPGEGGAPPRWRPVTVVDAGSRKPLELTVEVPVEDMARLGAPLDLPGGSAAAGPARASIWTAIHPRLLALVRAHRTTLVFVNSRRVAERLAAALNELAGEVLVHAHHGSIARPQRVQIESELKAGRVRGLVATSSLELGIDMGSVDLVVQIEAPPSVASGLQRIGRAGHQVDAPSVGVVFPKYRADLVACAAVVAAMREGAVEAIRFPRNPLDVLAQQIVAMVSFEDQPVEALFATVRRAAGFAELPRSVFDGVLDMLSGRYPSEQFSELRPRLTWDRAAGALRAREGARRIAVANGGTIPDRGLYGVFLAGGEKGQARIGELDEEMVFESREGETFVLGASTWRIEEITHDRVLVSPAPGEPGKMPFWHGDAAGRPLELGRRIGRLTRELRALPRAAALERLGREHALDPRAAENLLRFLDDQAAAVGAVPDDRTVVVERFRDELGDWRVCVLTPFGGRVLAPWALAASARARSILGVEAETLWTDDGFAVRLPDLEAAPDPAFLLPEPEEVQDLVSRELGGTALFAGRFREVAARALLLPRRRPGGRTPLWQQRKRAGDLLAVAAGYPAFPMLLETWRECLQDLFDLPALAELLGQVRSRQVRVVTADPAAPSPFAASVLFGFMASFIYDGDAPLAERRAQALAIDQAQLRELLGEAELRELLDEAALAQVEARLQLLEPELRARSADGVADLLLRLGDLSRAELERRCASPAVAAEVERLVREGRALPVRVAGEARYIAVEDAARYRDALGTPLPPLVPAPFLEPAPDALGELCARFARRHAPFASSALAARFGLGVAVAEAALERLAAKGRVLEGAFRPHGAGREWCDPEVLRAVRRRSLSRLRAEIEPAEPAALSRALLSWQGVLRPARAGPDAILDAVEKLQGAPLPASLLETELLPARVEGYRRGDLDALAAAGEVRWVGVEPIGERDGRVALYLADALPRLLPPLRADAAAPPAGREAAILAALALRGASFFPELHAAAGGGYEGQTVDALWGLVWRGLVTNDGFGPLRAYAEQGAVRRERARLEARAPFRSRRAAPPAAGGRWTLIEPRRPGATGPGPTAWSAGMAQQLLLRYGLVTREVAQLEGLPGGFGAVYEVLRRLEEAGRIRRGYFVAGVGAMQFAQPGALDLLRSLRQPGEEPEVVTLSAADPASPWGGLLAWPESASGRRPARAAGARVVLVDGALAAWVARGGRQLLAFLPELEPDRSRVGAAVASTLAAAARAALARREATLLAEIDGRPAGEHPLAAWLVAAGFQPSPAGLQFTWRSPAARAPSAPVH; via the coding sequence ATGGCCTCGGGCGACGCCCCATCGCTCTTCCACCCCGCCGTCGCGGAGTGGTTCGCGCGCTCGTTCCCCGCGCCGACGCGGGCGCAGTCCCTCTCCTGGCCCCCCATCCGCCGCGGCGAGAGCACGCTGCTCCTCGCGCCGACCGGCAGCGGCAAGACCCTCGCGGCCTTCCTCTCCTGCCTCGACCGGCTGATGTTCTCCCCCGAGCCGCCGAAGCGCGAGCGGCTCAAGGTGCTCTACGTGTCGCCGCTCAAGGCGCTGGCCGTGGACGTGGAGCGGAACCTGCGCGCCCCGCTGGCCGGCATCGCCCGGGTGGCGGCCGCGCGCGGCGATCCGCACCGGATCCCCGAGGTCGGGGTCCGCACCGGGGACACGCCGGCCCGGGAGCGGGCCAGGTTCCGGCGCGCCCCCTCCGACGTCCTCATCACCACGCCGGAGTCGCTCTACCTCCTGCTCACCTCGCAGGCCCGCGAGGCGCTCCGGACGGTGGAGCTCGTCATCGTGGACGAGATCCACGCGCTCGTGCCGGGCAAGCGCGGCGCCCACCTCGCCCTCTCGCTCGAGCGGCTCGAGGCGCTCTGCGGCCGGCGGCTGCAGCGGGTGGGGCTCTCGGCGACGCAGCGGCCGCTCGAGGAGGTGGCCCGCTTCCTCGGCGGGGCCGAGGCGCCGGGGGAGGGGGGCGCCCCGCCGCGCTGGCGGCCGGTCACGGTGGTGGACGCCGGGTCGCGCAAGCCGCTCGAGCTCACGGTCGAGGTGCCGGTCGAGGACATGGCGCGGCTCGGCGCGCCGCTCGACCTCCCCGGCGGCTCGGCCGCGGCCGGGCCGGCGCGGGCCTCGATCTGGACCGCCATCCACCCGCGGCTGCTCGCGCTCGTGCGCGCCCACCGGACCACGCTCGTCTTCGTGAACAGCCGGCGCGTGGCCGAGCGGCTCGCCGCGGCCCTGAACGAGCTCGCCGGCGAGGTCCTGGTCCACGCCCACCACGGCTCGATCGCGCGGCCGCAGCGGGTCCAGATCGAGAGCGAGCTCAAGGCGGGGCGGGTGCGCGGGCTCGTCGCCACCTCCTCGCTCGAGCTCGGCATCGACATGGGGTCGGTGGACCTGGTGGTCCAGATCGAGGCGCCGCCGTCGGTGGCGAGCGGGCTGCAGCGGATCGGCCGCGCCGGCCACCAGGTGGACGCGCCGAGCGTCGGGGTGGTCTTCCCCAAGTACCGGGCCGACCTCGTGGCCTGCGCGGCGGTGGTGGCGGCGATGCGCGAGGGGGCGGTGGAGGCCATCCGGTTCCCGCGCAACCCGCTCGACGTGCTCGCGCAGCAGATCGTGGCGATGGTCTCGTTCGAGGACCAGCCGGTGGAGGCGCTCTTCGCCACCGTCCGCCGCGCCGCCGGCTTCGCCGAGCTCCCCCGGAGCGTCTTCGACGGCGTGCTCGACATGCTCTCGGGCCGCTACCCCTCGGAGCAGTTCTCCGAGCTCCGGCCGCGGCTCACCTGGGACCGGGCCGCCGGCGCGCTGCGGGCGCGCGAGGGGGCGCGGCGCATCGCGGTCGCGAACGGCGGCACCATCCCCGACCGCGGGCTCTACGGCGTGTTCCTGGCCGGCGGAGAGAAGGGGCAGGCCCGGATCGGCGAGCTCGACGAGGAGATGGTCTTCGAGTCGCGGGAGGGCGAGACCTTCGTCCTCGGCGCCTCCACCTGGCGCATCGAGGAGATCACGCACGACCGGGTGCTCGTCTCGCCCGCGCCCGGCGAGCCGGGGAAGATGCCCTTCTGGCACGGCGACGCCGCGGGGCGGCCGCTCGAGCTGGGGCGGCGCATCGGCCGCCTCACCCGCGAGCTGCGCGCCCTGCCGCGCGCCGCGGCGCTGGAGCGGCTCGGCCGCGAGCACGCCCTCGACCCGCGGGCCGCCGAGAACCTGCTCCGCTTCCTCGACGACCAGGCGGCGGCGGTGGGCGCGGTGCCGGACGACCGGACGGTGGTGGTGGAGCGGTTCCGCGACGAGCTCGGCGACTGGCGCGTGTGCGTCCTCACGCCCTTCGGCGGGCGGGTGCTCGCGCCCTGGGCCCTGGCGGCGTCGGCGCGCGCCCGCTCCATCCTCGGGGTGGAGGCGGAGACGCTCTGGACCGACGACGGCTTCGCGGTGCGGCTCCCCGATCTCGAGGCGGCCCCGGACCCGGCCTTCCTCCTGCCGGAGCCGGAGGAGGTGCAGGACCTCGTCTCGCGCGAGCTCGGCGGCACCGCCCTCTTCGCCGGCCGCTTCCGCGAGGTGGCGGCGCGGGCGCTGCTCCTGCCCCGGCGCCGCCCCGGCGGCCGCACCCCGCTCTGGCAGCAGCGCAAGCGCGCCGGCGACCTGCTCGCGGTGGCCGCCGGCTACCCGGCCTTCCCCATGCTGCTCGAGACCTGGCGCGAGTGCCTGCAGGACCTCTTCGACCTCCCGGCGCTGGCGGAGCTGCTCGGCCAGGTGCGGTCGCGGCAGGTGCGCGTCGTCACCGCCGACCCGGCCGCGCCGTCGCCGTTCGCCGCCTCGGTCCTGTTCGGCTTCATGGCGAGCTTCATCTACGACGGCGACGCCCCGCTCGCCGAGCGCCGGGCCCAGGCCCTCGCCATCGACCAGGCCCAGCTCCGGGAGCTGCTGGGCGAGGCGGAACTGCGCGAGCTCCTCGACGAGGCCGCGCTGGCGCAGGTGGAGGCGCGGCTGCAGCTCCTCGAGCCGGAGCTGCGGGCGAGGAGCGCCGACGGGGTGGCCGACCTGCTGCTCCGGCTCGGCGACCTCTCGCGCGCCGAGCTCGAGCGGCGCTGCGCCAGCCCCGCGGTGGCGGCCGAGGTGGAGCGGCTGGTGCGCGAGGGGCGCGCCCTGCCGGTGCGGGTGGCGGGCGAGGCGCGCTACATCGCGGTGGAGGACGCGGCCCGCTACCGCGACGCGCTCGGGACGCCGCTCCCGCCCCTCGTGCCGGCGCCGTTCCTGGAGCCGGCGCCGGACGCGCTGGGCGAGCTCTGCGCCCGCTTCGCGCGCCGCCACGCGCCGTTCGCGTCGAGCGCGCTCGCGGCCCGCTTCGGCCTCGGCGTGGCGGTGGCCGAGGCGGCGCTGGAGCGGCTCGCCGCGAAGGGGCGGGTGCTCGAGGGCGCCTTCCGGCCGCACGGGGCCGGGCGCGAGTGGTGCGACCCGGAGGTGCTGCGGGCGGTGCGGCGCCGCTCCCTCTCCCGGCTGCGGGCCGAGATCGAGCCGGCCGAGCCGGCGGCTCTCTCCCGCGCGCTCCTCTCCTGGCAGGGGGTGCTGCGCCCCGCGCGCGCCGGCCCGGACGCGATCCTCGACGCGGTGGAGAAGCTGCAGGGCGCGCCGCTCCCGGCGTCGCTCCTCGAGACCGAGCTCCTGCCGGCGCGCGTCGAGGGGTACCGGCGCGGCGACCTCGACGCGCTCGCGGCCGCGGGCGAGGTGCGCTGGGTGGGCGTCGAGCCCATCGGCGAGCGCGACGGCCGGGTGGCGCTCTACCTCGCGGACGCGCTGCCGCGGCTCCTGCCGCCCCTGCGCGCCGACGCCGCCGCGCCGCCCGCCGGGCGCGAGGCGGCCATCCTCGCCGCGCTCGCCCTGCGCGGGGCGTCCTTCTTCCCGGAGCTGCACGCGGCGGCGGGCGGCGGCTACGAGGGGCAGACGGTGGACGCGCTCTGGGGGCTCGTCTGGCGCGGGCTCGTGACCAACGACGGCTTCGGGCCGCTGCGCGCCTACGCGGAGCAGGGGGCGGTGCGGCGCGAGCGGGCCCGGCTCGAGGCGCGCGCTCCCTTCCGCTCCCGACGGGCGGCGCCGCCCGCGGCGGGCGGGCGCTGGACGCTGATCGAGCCGCGGCGGCCGGGCGCGACCGGACCGGGCCCGACCGCCTGGAGCGCCGGGATGGCCCAGCAGCTCCTCCTCCGCTACGGCCTCGTCACCCGCGAGGTGGCGCAGCTCGAGGGGCTGCCCGGCGGCTTCGGCGCCGTCTACGAGGTGCTGCGGCGGCTCGAGGAGGCGGGCCGGATCCGGCGCGGCTACTTCGTCGCCGGGGTGGGCGCCATGCAGTTCGCGCAGCCGGGCGCGCTCGACCTGCTCCGCTCGCTCCGGCAGCCGGGGGAGGAGCCGGAGGTGGTGACGCTCTCCGCCGCCGACCCGGCGAGCCCGTGGGGCGGGCTCCTCGCCTGGCCGGAGAGCGCGTCGGGCCGCCGGCCGGCGCGGGCGGCCGGGGCGAGGGTGGTGCTGGTGGACGGGGCGCTCGCCGCCTGGGTGGCGCGCGGCGGCCGGCAGCTCCTCGCCTTCCTGCCCGAGCTCGAGCCCGACCGCTCGCGGGTGGGCGCCGCGGTGGCGTCCACGCTGGCGGCGGCGGCGCGGGCGGCGCTGGCCCGCCGCGAGGCCACGCTCCTCGCCGAGATCGACGGCCGGCCCGCGGGGGAGCACCCGCTCGCGGCCTGGCTCGTGGCCGCCGGCTTCCAGCCCTCTCCGGCCGGGCTGCAGTTCACCTGGCGGAGCCCGGCGGCGCGGGCGCCCTCCGCGCCGGTGCACTGA